The Lathyrus oleraceus cultivar Zhongwan6 unplaced genomic scaffold, CAAS_Psat_ZW6_1.0 chrUn0599, whole genome shotgun sequence genome includes a region encoding these proteins:
- the LOC127114572 gene encoding uncharacterized protein LOC127114572: MQKDENTFLNVWESFLTPRLLFSYRNTTKNQIALIVYQPNLVSRQFGLIQIKPQPIFPQKGSIIFYNSLHTEDEGKELSKKLADASLDIRPVIFRPSFLCTPEFDEWWKDYYSNKFFDVAAFATHLTNAFAFVQDRTKKAVKIPAKKAAVEASPSTAKKPSTKVSRKPSTIQKKKSEEERKEDKVPSEESGDESPELIPPPQKKKKLTKVSSQRSIVNPIRKDSASTSPAKPQSKDMGSGKSGFNTEIPEEQVAVEKNA; this comes from the exons ATGCAAAAGGACGAAAACacatttctgaatgtttgggaatcgttcttgacccctaggctccttttttcttatcgtaacaccactaaaaaccaaattgctttgatagtttatcaacccaaccttgtttctagacaATTTGGTCTAATCCAAATCAAACCTCAACCTATATTCCCCCAAAAGGGGTCCATCATCTTTTATAACTCCCTTCACACTGAAGACGAAGGCAAAGAGCTGTCGAAGAAACTAGCTGATGCTTCTCTCGACATTCGACCAGTTATTTTTCGACCATCATTCTTATgcactcctgagtttgatgaatggtggaaggattattattccaacaaattttttgacgtagctgcttttgctacacatttgacaaatgctttcgcttttgtgcaggatcggaccaaaaaag ccgtgaagatccctgctaagaaagctgctgtcgaagcgtcgcccagtactgctaagaagccttcgacaaag gtaagtcgaaaaccctcaacaatccaaaagaagaagagtgaagaggagagaaaagaggataaagtccctagtgaagagtctggtgatgaatctccagagttaatccctccccctcagaagaaaaagaaactcacgaaggtctcttcccaaagGTCCATTGTTAACCCAATCAGGAAGGATTCTGCCAGTACTTCTCCTGCCAAGCCTCAGTCGAAAGATATGGGGAGTGGGAAATCCGGTTTTAATACTGAAATTCCTGAg GAACAAGTGGCTGTCGAAAAAAACGCCTGA
- the LOC127114574 gene encoding uncharacterized protein LOC127114574 — MQKDENTFLNVWESFLTPRLLFSYRNTTKNQIALIVYQPNLVSRQFGLIQIKPQPIFPKKGSIIFYNSLHTEDEGKELSKKLADASLDIRPVIFRPSFLCTPEFDEWWKDYYSNKFFDVAAFATHLTNAFAFVQDRTKKAVKIPAKKAAVEASPSTAKKPSTKVSRKPSTIQKKKSEEERKEDKVPSEESGDESPELIPPPQKKKKLTKVSSQRSIVNPIRKDSASTSPAKPQSKDMGSGKSGFNTEIPEEQVAVEKTPEKILEETAPEEDVPTSDHDMQTVEEFDTTVGDASEDESPPHPGLHVAPQGDDIEMEVVVEDDPEDGAARDGDNQSKRTEVERISTRNTPPASDRAQGSGKSTGSTSFSREELENLKVQRPLEYLKAMLSTRFNFQDSSQSSSTTSGATSEAPSLGSLLTKIKTKILDVDLFKVLEENSLAQIGLKKILKQVNVLETSAEIGSFVMELMTLIDLATADLHRQRDLTAQISSKSETQTAEWDAVSTSTDKVSKLQKLSETYVEEVAACNDNIQKWKTQIAALQEKISQEEKRKASIQQPKQSEIDEELRVGIRHAEKAHQLSQEIETLSTHKSLCDHRLQLQRQKFATLKETFANFNF, encoded by the exons ATGCAAAAGGACGAAAACacatttctgaatgtttgggaatcgttcttgacccctaggctccttttttcttatcgtaacaccactaaaaaccaaattgctttgatagtttatcaacccaaccttgtttctagacaatttggtctaatccaaatcaaacctcaacctatattccccaaaaaggggtccatcatcttttataactcccttcacactgaagacgaaggcaaagagctgtcgaagaaactagctgatgcttctctcgacattcgaccagttatttttcgaccatcattcttatgcactcctgagtttgatgaatggtggaaggattattattccaacaaattttttgacgtagctgcttttgctacacatttgacaaatgctttcgcttttgtgcaggatcggaccaaaaaag ccgtgaagatccctgctaagaaagctgctgtcgaagcgtcgcccagtactgctaagaagccttcgacaaag gtaagtcgaaaaccctcaacaatccaaaagaagaagagtgaagaggagagaaaagaggataaagtccctagtgaagagtctggtgatgaatctccagagttaatccctccccctcagaagaaaaagaaactcacgaaggtctcttcccaaagGTCCATTGTTAACCCAATCAGGAAGGATTCTGCCAGTACTTCTCCTGCCAAGCCTCAGTCGAAAGATATGGGGAGTGGGAAATCCGGTTTTAATACTGAAATTCCTGAG GAACAAGTGGCTGTCGAAAAAACGCCTGAGAAAATTTTGGAGGAAACAGCCCCAGAGGAAGATGTCCCCACAAGTGACCATGATATGCAAACCGTAGAAGAATTCGACACTACAGTGGGTGACGCCtctgaagatgaatctcctcctcatccaggattgCATGTTGCACCTCAGGGTGATGATATTGAAATGGAGGTTGTAGTCGAAGATGATCCTGAAGATGGAGCTGCCAGAGATGGGGACAACCAGTCGAAACGAACAGAGGTTGAGCGTATTTCGACGCGAAACACTCCACCTGCTTCTGACCGGGCCCAAGGGagtggcaaatcaactggttcgaccagtttctctcgcgaggagcttgaaaatctcaaagtgcaaagacctttggagtatctgaaagccatgcttagcacccgttttaattttcaggattcttcgcagagtagttcgaccacttctggggcaacttctgaagcaccatcacttggcaGCCTCCTGACCAAGATCaaaacgaaaatccttgatgtcgatTTGTTTAAAGTCTTGGAAGAGAATTCCCTTGCTCAAATTGGTCTTAAGAAAATCTTGAAGCAAgtgaatgttttggaaacttctGCTGAGATTGGAAGTTTCGTGATGGAGTTGATGACTCTCATTGACTTGGCCACTGCAGATCTCCATCGTCAAAGGGATCTTACCGCTCAAATCTCCTCCAAGtctgaaactcaaactgctgaatgggatgccgtttcgacttcgactgacaaagtttcaaaattgcaaaagctCTCTGAAACGTATGttgaagaagttgctgcttgcaatgacaatattcaaaaatggaaaacacagatagcagcacttcaagaaaagatctctcaagaggagaaacgtaaggcatccattcagcaacccaagcagagcgagattgacgaagaattgagggtgggtattcgacatgcagagaaagcccatcaacttagtcaggagattgagactctctctactcacaaaagtctttgtgatcatcgactccaacTCCAGAGGCAGAAGTTCGCCACTTTGAAGGAAACTTTTGCCAATTTTAATTTTTAG
- the LOC127114573 gene encoding uncharacterized protein LOC127114573, which yields MGSGKSGFNTEIPEEQVAVEKTPEKILEETAPEEDVPTSDHDMQTVEEFDTTVGDASEDESPPHPGLHVAPQGDDIEMEVVVEDDPEDGAARDGDNQSKRTEVERISTRNTPPASDRAQGSGKSTGSTSFSREELENLKVQRPLEYLKAMLSTRFNFQDSSQSSSTTSGATSEAPSLGSLLTKIKTKILDVDLFKVLEENSLAQIGLKKILKQVNVLETSAEIGSFVMELMTLIDLATADLHRQRDLTAQISSKSETQTAEWDAVSTSTDKVSKLQKLSETYVEEVAACNDNIQKWKTQIAALQEKISQEEKRKASIQQPKQSEIDEELRVGIRHAEKAHQLSQEIETLSTHKSLCDHRLQLQRQKFATLKETFANFNF from the exons ATGGGGAGTGGGAAATCCGGTTTTAATACTGAAATTCCTGAg GAACAAGTGGCTGTCGAAAAAACGCCTGAGAAAATTTTGGAGGAAACAGCCCCAGAGGAAGATGTCCCCACAAGTGACCATGATATGCAAACCGTAGAAGAATTCGACACTACAGTGGGTGACGCCtctgaagatgaatctcctcctcatccaggattgCATGTTGCACCTCAGGGTGATGATATTGAAATGGAGGTTGTAGTCGAAGATGATCCTGAAGATGGAGCTGCCAGAGATGGGGACAACCAGTCGAAACGAACAGAGGTTGAGCGTATTTCGACGCGAAACACTCCACCTGCTTCTGACCGGGCCCAAGGGagtggcaaatcaactggttcgaccagtttctctcgcgaggagcttgaaaatctcaaagtgcaaagacctttggagtatctgaaagccatgcttagcacccgttttaattttcaggattcttcgcagagtagttcgaccacttctggggcaacttctgaagcaccatcacttggcaGCCTCCTGACCAAGATCaaaacgaaaatccttgatgtcgatTTGTTTAAAGTCTTGGAAGAGAATTCCCTTGCTCAAATTGGTCTTAAGAAAATCTTGAAGCAAgtgaatgttttggaaacttctGCTGAGATTGGAAGTTTCGTGATGGAGTTGATGACTCTCATTGACTTGGCCACTGCAGATCTCCATCGTCAAAGGGATCTTACCGCTCAAATCTCCTCCAAGtctgaaactcaaactgctgaatgggatgccgtttcgacttcgactgacaaagtttcaaaattgcaaaagctCTCTGAAACGTATGttgaagaagttgctgcttgcaatgacaatattcaaaaatggaaaacacagatagcagcacttcaagaaaagatctctcaagaggagaaacgtaaggcatccattcagcaacccaagcagagcgagattgacgaagaattgagggtgggtattcgacatgcagagaaagcccatcaacttagtcaggagattgagactctctctactcacaaaagtctttgtgatcatcgactccaacTCCAGAGGCAGAAGTTCGCCACTTTGAAGGAAACTTTTGCCAATTTTAATTTTTAG